In one window of Burkholderia sp. NRF60-BP8 DNA:
- a CDS encoding multidrug effflux MFS transporter, which yields MQTRSLPRWGWLFLLMLVVCLPRVTIDAYLPSLPAMADALHGTDAQLQLTLTLYMAGYASSMLVSGPLSDRYGRRPVLLGGLCVYVVASVACAWATSIPMLIVARVFQALGGCSGTVIGRVIVRERFPAATQATMLGHLSAGMALSPVVAPLAGSAIAEWLGWRGVFGWLAAGGLVATAMVLRYLPETRAREARPPAGAGLLRTYAGLLRERRFLRYSLAIGFAYCTYYPFIAESSTLFQRQIGVSGPVYAAIFGVTVLGYLIGSSAFARAGARWTADSVVAAAAAVNVVGAAGLWIGGAIAPTSVTALVAPMFVVMIAVGIAIPACQFAVMQPYTKIAGTASGLFFFIQMAITAACGGVLAWLSDGTAHPMIVVTGGASVAFVAVVAGLRERGVAGDARIAARSRPAAER from the coding sequence ATGCAGACGCGTTCATTACCCCGATGGGGCTGGCTGTTCCTGTTGATGCTCGTGGTGTGCCTGCCGCGCGTCACGATCGATGCGTACCTGCCGTCGCTGCCCGCGATGGCGGACGCGCTGCACGGCACCGACGCGCAGTTGCAGCTCACGCTGACCCTCTACATGGCCGGCTATGCGTCGTCGATGCTGGTGTCGGGGCCGCTGTCCGACCGCTACGGCCGCCGCCCGGTGCTGCTCGGCGGCCTGTGCGTGTACGTCGTCGCGAGCGTCGCCTGCGCATGGGCGACCAGCATCCCGATGCTGATCGTCGCGCGCGTGTTCCAGGCGCTGGGCGGCTGCAGCGGCACCGTGATCGGCCGCGTGATCGTGCGCGAGCGTTTTCCGGCCGCGACGCAGGCCACGATGCTCGGCCATCTTTCGGCCGGCATGGCGCTGTCGCCGGTGGTCGCGCCGCTGGCCGGCAGCGCGATTGCCGAATGGCTGGGCTGGCGCGGCGTGTTCGGCTGGCTGGCGGCGGGCGGGCTGGTCGCGACCGCGATGGTGCTGCGCTATCTGCCCGAGACCCGCGCGCGCGAGGCGCGGCCGCCAGCGGGTGCGGGGCTGCTGCGGACCTACGCCGGCCTGCTGCGCGAGCGGCGGTTCCTGCGCTATTCGCTCGCCATCGGCTTTGCTTACTGCACGTACTATCCGTTCATCGCGGAATCGTCGACGCTGTTCCAGCGGCAAATCGGCGTGTCCGGGCCGGTCTATGCGGCGATCTTCGGCGTGACCGTGCTCGGCTACCTGATCGGGTCGAGCGCGTTCGCGCGGGCCGGCGCGCGCTGGACAGCCGATTCGGTCGTCGCGGCGGCGGCGGCCGTCAACGTGGTCGGCGCGGCCGGGCTGTGGATCGGCGGCGCGATCGCCCCGACTTCGGTGACGGCCCTCGTCGCGCCGATGTTCGTCGTGATGATCGCGGTCGGGATCGCGATTCCGGCCTGCCAGTTCGCGGTGATGCAGCCGTACACGAAGATCGCCGGCACGGCGTCGGGGCTGTTCTTCTTTATCCAGATGGCGATCACGGCCGCGTGCGGTGGCGTGCTGGCGTGGCTGTCGGACGGCACCGCGCATCCGATGATCGTCGTCACGGGCGGCGCGAGCGTCGCATTCGTCGCGGTGGTGGCCGGTTTGCGCGAGCGAGGCGTGGCCGGCGATGCGCGCATCGCGGCGCGCAGCCGGCCCGCCGCCGAGCGCTGA
- a CDS encoding response regulator yields the protein MRVLLVEDNPNLAQSLNDALSAARFAVDHMADGEAADHVLRTQDYALVILDLGLPKLDGLEVLRRLRARRNPVPVLILTAHGSVEDRVRGLDLGADDYLAKPFELTELEARARALIRRSLGHEHSRVECGPLSYDSIDRSFHLAGEPLSLTPRERSVLEVLILRNGRAINKDTLSEKIFGLDESVNADAIEIYVYRLRKKLENSGVAIVTLRGLGYLLEAKAERAE from the coding sequence ATGCGTGTGCTGCTCGTCGAAGACAACCCGAACCTGGCCCAGTCGCTGAACGACGCGCTGAGCGCCGCGCGCTTCGCGGTCGATCACATGGCCGACGGCGAGGCGGCGGACCACGTGCTGCGCACGCAGGATTACGCGCTGGTGATCCTCGATCTCGGGCTGCCGAAGCTCGACGGGCTGGAGGTGCTGCGGCGGCTGCGCGCGCGCCGCAATCCGGTGCCGGTGCTGATCCTCACCGCGCACGGGTCGGTCGAGGATCGTGTGAGGGGGCTCGATCTCGGCGCCGACGATTATCTCGCGAAGCCGTTCGAGCTGACCGAGCTGGAAGCGCGCGCCCGCGCGCTGATCCGGCGCAGCCTCGGTCACGAGCATTCGCGCGTCGAATGCGGGCCGCTTTCGTACGACAGTATCGACCGCAGCTTTCATCTCGCGGGCGAGCCGCTGTCGCTCACGCCGCGCGAGCGCTCGGTGCTCGAGGTGCTGATCCTGCGCAACGGTCGCGCGATCAACAAGGACACGCTGTCGGAGAAGATCTTCGGGCTCGACGAATCGGTCAACGCCGATGCCATCGAAATCTACGTGTACCGGCTGAGGAAAAAGCTCGAGAACAGCGGCGTGGCGATCGTCACGCTGCGCGGGCTCGGCTATCTGCTCGAAGCGAAGGCGGAGAGGGCCGAATGA